AACAATGAAATCGGCCAGGGTACAGCATATTCCATCTTCATTCACATCCGAATTGAGTTGCTGTAGCTGATTAAAAGGATATTTAACCGGATCTATTAAGAACTTACTGAAAAGAACTGCATCCCCAACTTCGTATGGAATTCCGTTCAGATTTATATCACCTAAGAGTTTGTCCAATCCTCGAATTAAAATACCTCCATCGTTATAACTGATCTTATCCTGCGAAATGAACTTCTGCCCAAACAATCCACCAAAAGTGTTGTCGGTCGAGTCAGTAAACTTGAATCTTATGGATGCAAGCAGATTAAGAGGGGTTGGATCGAGTATTATCCTGAAACTTAAATTGGCGACTACTCCCTCTCCTGGAGGCATCGGCTTTGTAACCATGCTATCTAAGATGTCTGCCTGGGCTAAGATCTGAACATCGCCTACCGCAGGTTGATCGGTTATATGCTGAAAATACTCCCAGTTGCTAATTCTGGTGTTTGCTTTGCTTACGCTCAATAAAGAAAGCGCACTCGGATCAAAATGCAGTAGCAATTTCATCCTTCCCACTGAATCAGGATTTACGAGACTTACCGGCACCGTGATAGTGTCAGAGAAAAAACCTGAGTCTGTTCCCACCTCCAGAGCGTAAGCCTTAACCCCTAAATTTTTATCTATTACTTCAATCTCTACATCTTCTCTTGAGCTGTTTTTTCCGTCTAAAGCCACAAATGCAACCTTAAAAGGACTATTAACTGAAGACCAGGGACCGGTAAAAGGAGGAACCCAGCGGAAAGCAGCCCTTCCATTACCCGAGTCTGCAAAAAAACCGCCATCCGGTCCATTCAACAAGCTGAGTCTAACAGAATCTCCTTCCGGATCAGTTGTCAGAATTTTTATTAATAGAGTATCCCCCTCCACTATATATTGAGTTCCGATCGGTTTTATCTGGGGAGCCAGATTTTTTTCTTTTATAGTAATTCCCCCCTTAACAAAGGCTGGAATCATATCCACAGCCCAGGTATAGGTAAAATCTAAAAATATTTCAGAAGTCGAAAAAGTGTCTATCTCCACTGTCTGCAGTGGAACGTTCTGCTTGACCGTGAAAAACAGATTAGCCACTAAACCGTTTCCGGGATTTATTTGAGTAAAACTTACCGCATAGATTTTGATGGTTCTATTTACATTATCTACGGAAT
This Candidatus Zixiibacteriota bacterium DNA region includes the following protein-coding sequences:
- a CDS encoding T9SS type A sorting domain-containing protein — its product is MMRNKPFFFLFLFAALLLSKNLSFAQIQDTVGVVDTLRVGNSSAYPGSQVIVPVYAFNDEPLGAIVVPLKFSSSDLVCDSVSFVGSRVSDAPLKGDSVDNVNRTIKIYAVSFTQINPGNGLVANLFFTVKQNVPLQTVEIDTFSTSEIFLDFTYTWAVDMIPAFVKGGITIKEKNLAPQIKPIGTQYIVEGDTLLIKILTTDPEGDSVRLSLLNGPDGGFFADSGNGRAAFRWVPPFTGPWSSVNSPFKVAFVALDGKNSSREDVEIEVIDKNLGVKAYALEVGTDSGFFSDTITVPVSLVNPDSVGRMKLLLHFDPSALSLLSVSKANTRISNWEYFQHITDQPAVGDVQILAQADILDSMVTKPMPPGEGVVANLSFRIILDPTPLNLLASIRFKFTDSTDNTFGGLFGQKFISQDKISYNDGGILIRGLDKLLGDINLNGIPYEVGDAVLFSKFLIDPVKYPFNQLQQLNSDVNEDGICCTLADFIVLLNRILEGGNPVLAKLVPEADEVQLNLRKSSSNIEIFIDSKVPVGAALLIIKHPGIDLGDAILSSDAEGMTLLKKDDAGELRLLLYSASAKYIESGQKRLFTIPIRNGDGNIELEKAFFSDYSGNLIQATVSLERNQEIPERFTLLQNYPNPFNPETNISFSLPAESEVNLKIYNLKGQLVNILVNTRLSAGVHTFTWKGKDESGKDVSSGIYFYKLIAGKYSETKKMVKIK